A genomic segment from Asterias amurensis chromosome 6, ASM3211899v1 encodes:
- the LOC139938519 gene encoding uncharacterized protein → MSSSILVADYGSSDSENEEETTVAKNKLELKEVSSGVNLLASTEDKSDSDADDDVASRTQDGALSKRGTKSNYQKEPEKLPLPSVIGLLPDPSTSTLAPSSIFANPFQEAEQHKLSILEQHVKLTSAQTKEAELGGKKKICWKFRNGRCRFGHKCKFAHDSDVPSTITTSSLQESSHLVPAAGNEKTSFREESIPHEGWSAQGEGEDGEEEVQKRKRRPGLSQTLIPSKKVMTAYNRQNMQENPWTQR, encoded by the exons aTGTCATCGTCAATTTTGGTAGCAGACTACGGATCGTCTGATTctgaaaatgaagaagaaacaacAGTTGCGAAGAACAAATTGGAGCTGAAAGA AGTTTCGTCAGGAGTGAATCTTCTCGCTAGCACGGAAGACAAATCTGACAGTGATGCAGATGATGATGTTGCCAGTAGGACACAAGATGGAGCCCTCTCAAAGCGTGGAACAAAATCTAACTATCAAAAGGAGCCCGAGAAGTTACCCTTACCCAGTGTCATTGGACTTCTTCCAGACCCATCAACTAGTACACTAGCCCCCTCTTCCATCTTTGCCAATCCCTTTCAAGAGGCAGAACAGCACAAGTTGTCCATCTTGGAGCAGCACGTGAAGCTCACCTCTGCACAGACAAAGGAAGCCGAGCTCGGCGGTAAGAAGAAAATCTGCTGGAAGTTCCGCAACGGCAGATGCCGCTTCGGACACAAATGTAAGTTTGCACATGATAGTGACGTCCCATCGACAATCACAACAAGCAGTCTTCAGGAGTCGTCGCACTTGGTGCCAGCAGCTGGTAATGAGAAAACTAGTTTTAGGGAAGAGAGCATTCCTCATGAGGGGTGGTCAGCGCAAGGGGAGGGTGAGGATGGGGAAGAGGAAGTGCAGAAGAGAAAACGCCGACCGGGCCTCAGCCAAACGCTCATCCCTTCCAAGAAAGTGATGACAGCCTACAATAGACAGAACATGCAAGAGAATCCATGGACACAGCGTTGA
- the LOC139937973 gene encoding unconventional myosin-XIX-like, with protein MAAPLKAVTSKIGNIFLDSKKEWRKKPRKATPQKRKPQYREGLDVWVRDPTEVWLPASVTSVEKDGSLCIKLSSGQESVVTPKGDYPPISGNLKSCEETDELTALNPLCEAAVLHCLRSRFHTGAYSTSAGITLIAVNPFKEVKGCYGEEAVQRYREGAVKTKAPHVYAVAERAYSQMEHGVGPLNQSIIVSGESGAGKTWTARCLMKYLATVAVYTPGGFEPSPGDCIERRILDSNPILEAFGNAGTARNHNSSRFGKYIQLQFDRGQHIIGASIQTYLLEKTRVVHQSSGERNFHIFYQLYHGSTAEEKEWLGLGKEDHSLRYLPVGDGKAEVLEDHHAFRSTRAAMTNVGLSANHQRDIFQVLSGLLHLGNICFTSDGELEPCEVDEDNKDYLLSSKFVTELLGLDTEQLEKCLMFRKITASHSKRKSIFMRPCTAEEAGNRRDCMAKLLYARLFVWLVTFINKTTCAGQWQSFIGLLDIYGFESFQSNSLEQLCINYANEKLQQHFVAHFLRSEQEEYTVEGIPWHFFSFTDNQPCLEVIEGKSSVFSLMNEECRLNRQRDASAFGSRLLDGIRGSYICKPPVYVRHAAFVIKHYAEDVTYSVEGLIEKNKDHIPIELIELAASSANSFVCDLVQIDLADIQNQSGKNGKVPAKTVVSKFKTSLDSLMGTLRSTAPHYIRCIKPNLTCQPGDFDSNHVVSQLRACGVLETIAISAKGFPARMPYTEFYDRYRVLHLNGGKMEGEESRGSREAIKRMCVSVMERILHLEEDRENEPAMAQFGKTKIFLRDGQLEELEGQRALAMSKVATCIQRWWRRYLKRQRDRQLKAAVLIQAAYRGWKVRECLEVMNDAARVIQQAMLEFCIRRQQMREQLELEARQGLLLKHSDDGSLLEGETSQGSVTQHDGSLAMFDDCASSDEEFMECRDRLSGVESLTRSSPCRKSQSLRTLSGGLLDLTAPPHHHQYGLFSAGILPRRCSKTQEMTSRVQHLEDHYEDDLDEDDDTLESGTAERMGGSDETRRTGLSGTLIGILKKPAVDFALGAIVTALLLKGPIQL; from the exons atggctgctcCCTTGAAAGCCGTCACATCAAAAATCGGAAATATATTTTTGGATTCTAAGAAAGAATGGCGTAAG AAGCCAAGAAAAGCTACACCACAGAAGCGAAAACCACAATACAGAGAG GGACTTGACGTATGGGTTCGAGATCCCACGGAAGTTTGGTTACCAGCATCAGTGACATCAGTTGAAAAAGATGGAAGTTTGTGCATCAAGCTCAGCAGTGGTCAG GAGTCTGTAGTGACACCAAAAGGAGACTACCCACCGATCAGTGGTAACCTAAAGAGTTGTGAGGAGACAGATGAACTGACAGCATTGAACCCACTCTGTGAAGCTGCAG TCCTTCATTGTCTGCGTTCCCGTTTCCACACTGGAGCCTATAGCACTTCGGCTGGCATCACTCTGATAGCGGTCAACCCCTTTAAGGAAGTCAAGGGGTGCTATGGAGAGGAGGCTGTGCAGCGCTacagagagggcgctgttaag ACTAAAGCACCCCATGTGTACGCTGTGGCTGAGAGAGCATACAGTCAGATGGAGCATGGCGTGGGTCCCCTCAACCAGTCCATCATTGTTAGCGGAGAGAGCGGAGCTGGTAAA ACCTGGACAGCACGCTGCCTGATGAAATACCTTGCCACTGTAGCAGTCTACACTCCTGG CGGTTTTGAGCCGTCCCCCGGTGACTGCATCGAGAGAAGGATTCTAGATTCAAATCCAATCTTAGAGGCATTCGGCAACGCAGGCACAGCCAGGAACCACAACAGCAGTCGCTTTGGCAAATACATACAGCTTCAATTCGACAG GGGCCAGCACATTATTGGTGCTTCCATCCAAACGTACTTATTGGAGAAGACTAGAGTAGTTCACCAGTCCTCCGGAGAGAGAAACTTTCACATCTTTTACCAA TTATACCATGGATCAACAGCTGAAGAGAAGGAGTGGTTGGGTCTCGGCAAGGAGGACCACAGCCTGAGGTATCTACCAGTAGGTGACGGCAAGGCCGAGGTCCTGGAAGACCATCATGCCTTCAGATCCACCAGAGCAGCAATGACTAACGTGGGCCTCTCTGCTAACCATCAGAGGGATATATTCCAG GTATTGTCTGGCCTGCTGCACCTCGGTAATATCTGCTTTACTAGCGATGGCGAGCTGGAACCCTGCGAAGTGGATGAGGATAATAAAg ATTACCTACTGTCGTCAAAGTTTGTGACAGAACTACTGGGTTTGGACACGGAGCAGCTAGAGAAGTGTCTGATGTTTAGGAAGATCACTGCATCCCACAGCAAGAGAAAGAGCATTTTCATGAGACCTTGTACAGCGGAGGAGGCCGGAAACAGACGGGATTGCATGGCAAAACTGTTATACGCAAG ATTGTTTGTGTGGTTGGTGACCTTCATCAATAAGACCACCTGTGCCGGCCAGTGGCAATCATTCATTGGTCTGTTAGACATCTATGGGTTCGAGAGCTTCCAATCAAACAGCTTAGAACAACTCTGCataaattatgcaaatgagaAGCTCCAGCAGCACTTTGTGGCACACTTCTTGCGATCAGAGCAG GAGGAGTACACTGTTGAAGGTATCCCATGGCATTTTTTCTCATTCACCGACAACCAGCCGTGTTTAGAAGTCATCGAGGGCAAATCAAGTGTCTTCTCTCTCATGAATGAG GAATGTCGTCTGAATCGGCAGAGGGATGCTTCGGCATTCGGTAGCAGACTTCTTGATGGTATCCGTGGCAGCTACATCTGCAAACCACCCGTCTATGTCAGACACGCTGCATTTGTCATCAAGCACTATGCCGAAGACGTCACATACAGTGTAGAGGGTCTGATAGAGAAAAACAAG GATCACATTCCTATTGAGTTGATAGAGCTGGCAGCCAGCAGTGCTAATTCATTCGTTTGTGACTTGGTGCAGATAGACCTAGCAGACATTCAG AACCAATCTGGAAAGAATGGGAAAGTACCAGCCAAAACAGTGGTCTCTAAGTTTAAG ACGTCTCTGGACAGCTTGATGGGTACCCTGAGGTCTACAGCCCCTCACTACATCCGCTGCATCAAGCCCAACCTGACCTGTCAACCTGGGGACTTTGACAGCAACCATGTAGTCAGTCAACTCAGGGCCTGTGGAGTGCTGGAGACAATCGCCATTAGCGCCAAGGGCTTCCCAGCAAG aatgcCCTACACAGAGTTTTACGATCGCTACAGAGTTCTCCATCTCAATGGTGGCAAGATGGAAGGAGAAGAATCTAGAGGAAGTAGAGAGGCTATCAAGAGAATGTGCGTATCCGTCATGGAGAGAATCTTGCATCTGGAGGAGGATCGTGAGAACGAACCTGCAATGGCGCAGTTTGGAAAGACAAAGATATTCCTACGTGATGGTCAG CTTGAAGAGTTGGAAGGTCAGAGGGCACTAGCGATGTCAAAGGTCGCGACATGCATCCAGCGTTGGTGGAGAAGATATCTAAAGCGGCAGAGAGATCGTCAACTCAAAGCAGCAGTTCTAATTCAGGCAG CTTATCGTGGCTGGAAAGTTCGTGAGTGCCTAGAGGTTATGAACGACGCTGCCCGAGTCATACAGCAAGCCATGCTGGAATTCTGCATCAGACGTCAACAGATGAGGGAACAACTGGAGCTGGAGGCTAGGCAGGGGTTGCTGTTGAAACACAGTGATGATGGCTCACTGCTTGAAGGGGAGACTAGTCAGGGTTCTGTAACACAGCATGATGGCAGCTTGGCTATGTTTGATGATTGCGCCTCGAGTGATGAG GAGTTTATGGAATGCAGAGACAGGCTCTCAGGAGTGGAGTCTTTGACGAGGTCCTCGCCGTGCCGCAAGTCCCAGTCGCTAAGGACACTCTCAGGGGGACTGTTGGACCTTACGGCCCCACCTCATCACCATCAGTACGGCCTGTTCAGCGCCGGGATCCTACCCCGACGGTGCAGCAAGACCCAGGAGATGACCAGCCGAGTGCAGCATCTTGAGGACCACTATGAAGACGATCTGGATGAGGATGATGACACGCTGGAATCGGGGACGGCGGAGAGGATGGGTGGCTCGGATGAGACTCGCCGAACTGGTCTCTCCGGGACTTTGATTGGCATACTGAAGAAACCTGCAGTAGACTTTGCACTGGGTGCTATTGTGACTGCTCTACTCCTGAAAGGACCAATACAACTCTAG